From a single Miscanthus floridulus cultivar M001 chromosome 8, ASM1932011v1, whole genome shotgun sequence genomic region:
- the LOC136474578 gene encoding scarecrow-like protein 21, whose product MDPAGAPWCDPRRGYAYAYGAGSVAQAPTVKRQPPPPQQQLLPTRQDVAAVASGGVLKRSLGEVERWQQALYLREVRQRVAAQSQIEHPPIDIGSVLAGASASRASGPSRPPSSGFAGLSPQPSSTLSSLTTASHMETRPSHVQPLLQRQMVAAPSAPPQAVARVPAAGRSAARELVLLQELEKHLLGDDDDDGEAEAAGSACGSTVTSSAWGDTIQELNSITAAPLTSLPSNHSTAPAAMSRSPSNSSSSTVSSAASSSPPTSTASSRQLLSEAAAAIVDGNHAAAAAHLAVLKVAANPRGDAEQRLVAMMASALSSRIGRPPASQHLAGLCGAEQRAACQLLHDVSPCFGLALHGANLAILDAVADQRVIHLIDFDVSVAQHIALIQALSSRRVAGTCLKVTAVADPTSPFTPALTPALGATEQRLKRHAQQAGLEFRFKAVSCVAGEIEASRLGCEPGAEALVVNLAFVLSRVPDESVSPANPRDELLRGVRALCPRVVTLVEQELNANTAPLAARFADACAHYGAVLESLDATLARDSAQRARAETALANKAANAVAREGPDRVERCEVFGKWRARFGMAGLRPVAIGQGVADRVRALLRPGFDVKLDSGRLGVGWMGRVVTVASAWR is encoded by the coding sequence ATGGACCCCGCTGGCGCGCCGTGGTGCGACCCTCGCCGCGGGTACGCCTACGCCTACGGCGCCGGATCGGTCGCGCAGGCGCCGACGGTGAAGAGGCAAcccccgccgccgcagcagcagctacTGCCGACGCGACAGGACGTTGCGGCCGTGGCGAGCGGCGGGGTGCTTAAGAGGAGCCTTGGCGAGGTGGAGAGGTGGCAGCAGGCGCTGTACCTCCGCGAGGTGAGGCAGCGCGTCGCGGCGCAGTCGCAGATCGAGCACCCGCCGATCGACATCGGGTCCGTGCTGGCGGGGGCCTCCGCCTCTCGGGCCTCGGGTCCCTCCAGGCCGCCTTCATCGGGCTTTGCCGGGCTCTCGCCGCAGCCGTCGTCGACGCTGTCGTCGCTCACCACCGCGTCGCACATGGAGACGCGGCCGTCGCATGTGCAGCCGCTGTTGCAGCGGCAGATGGTGGCCGCGCCGTCCGCGCCTCCGCAGGCCGTGGCCAGGGTGCCGGCTGCGGGTCGCTCGGCGGCCAGAGAGCTGGTGTTGTTACAGGAGCTGGAGAAGCACCTactcggcgacgacgacgacgatggcgagGCAGAGGCGGCGGGGAGTGCATGCGGCTCCACGGTCACCAGCTCTGCGTGGGGGGACACGATACAGGAGCTCAATTCCATCACCGCCGCGCCTTTGACGTCTCTTCCCAGCAACCACAGCACCGCGCCTGCCGCCATGTCAAGGTCTCCGTCCAACTCCTCGTCGTCCACGGTTTCGTCGGCAGCGTCCAGCTCGCCGCCGACCTCGACAGCCTCGTCGCGCCAGCTGCTGtccgaggccgccgccgccatcgtcgaCGGCAACCACGCAGCCGCGGCCGCTCACCTCGCGGTCCTGAAGGTTGCCGCGAACCCGCGTGGGGACGCGGAACAGAGGCTGGTGGCCATGATGGCGTCCGCCCTGTCCTCCCGCATCGGACGACCACCCGCGTCTCAACACCTCGCGGGCCTATGCGGTGCCGAGCAGCGTGCGGCGTGCCAGCTGCTGCACGACGTCTCCCCCTGCTTCGGCCTCGCCCTCCACGGCGCCAACCTCGCCATCCTCGACGCCGTGGCCGACCAGCGCGTCATCCACCTGATCGACTTCGACGTTAGCGTCGCGCAGCATATCGCCCTCATCCAAGCCCTCTCCAGCCGCCGCGTGGCCGGCACATGTCTCAAGGTCACGGCCGTCGCCGACCCCACGTCGCCGTTCACGCCGGCTCTAACGCCGGCGCTCGGGGCCACGGAGCAGCGGCTCAAGAGGCACGCCCAGCAGGCCGGGCTGGAGTTCCGGTTCAAAGCAGTCAGCTGCGTTGCTGGAGAGATCGAGGCGTCGAGGCTCGGGTGCGAGCCAGGAGCGGAGGCGCTGGTGGTGAACCTGGCGTTCGTTCTCTCGCGCGTCCCGGACGAGAGCGTGTCCCCGGCGAACCCGCGCGACGAGCTCCTCCGCGGCGTGCGCGCGCTATGCCCGCGCGTGGTGACGCTCGTGGAGCAGGAGCTCAACGCCAACACGGCGCCTCTGGCGGCGCGGTTCGCCGACGCGTGCGCGCACTACGGCGCGGTGCTGGAGTCGCTGGACGCGACCTTGGCCCGCGACAGCGCGCAGAGGGCCCGTGCCGAGACGGCCCTGGCGAACAAGGCGGCCAACGCCGTGGCGCGGGAGGGGCCCGACCGGGTGGAGCGGTGCGAGGTGTTCGGCAAGTGGCGCGCCCGGTTCGGCATGGCGGGGCTGCGGCCCGTGGCGATCGGGCAGGGCGTCGCCGACCGCGTCAGGGCACTGCTACGTCCGGGGTTCGACGTGAAGCTGGACAGCGGCCGGCTCGGGGTCGGGTGGATGGGGCGCGTGGTCACCGTCGCATCCGCCTGGCGTTAG